The stretch of DNA CCACCGCAGGTACATGCGCTGGAGCTTCTCCGCGAAGTCCGAGGCGTCCACGCCGCCGGCCTCCGCGCGGATGGTGACGAGCGCCTCACGGGCGTCGTACTCACCGGAGAGGAGCGTACGGACTTCCATTTCATCCAGCGCCTTCTTGACGGCCGTGAGCTCGGTCTCGGCCTCGGCGCGGGTGTCCGAGTCGTCCTCCTCCTCGGCCATCTCGAAGAGCACGCTGAGGTCGTCGATACGCCCGCGCAGGGCCTCGGCCTTCCGCACCTCCGCCTGGAGGTGACTCAGCTTGCTGGTGATCTTCTGTGCCGCTTCCGGGTCGTCCCACAGGGACGGCGCGGCCGCCTGCTCCTCGAGCACGGCGATGTCTGCCCTCAGCTTGTCGAGGTCCAGGACGGCCTCGATCGACTCCATGGTCGAGGAGAGGGACTTGAGCTCTTCGGATACATCGACGACTGCCACGGGTCCAGCGTAACGGCTGGACGCAAGCGGCCTGGCCTCCCGGCGGGGGAAGCGGCTACCCACGACCCCGGGCACCTCGCCCTGCGGGCCGCTACGGGGCCTTGCCCTGCGGGCCGAGCTGATCTCTACGGGGGCCTTGCCCCGCAGCCCGGGGCTCTTCTTCGCCGCTCCGCGGCGGGTCTCCCACCCACCCGATCACCCGGCACCACCTGCGCCGCCCGAAGGCCGTACGCCGCTGCCACCCGCCTAACGACTCGGCCGTCGCAGCGTTCGGGCTGTCCTTTCCCGCCGCTTCGCGGCGGACCTCTCCCACCCACCCACCCGTTCACCCGGGGTAATCAGGTGGGTGGGCGGGCGGGCAAATTCCGGCGCGAAGCGGCGGGGCGGGGGCAACCGAACGACTGGGCTCAGCCCCGGGGGGGGGCGGGCCGATGCGGGGTAATCGGGTGGGCGGGTGGGCGGGTGGGGAAGATCCGGCGCGAAGCGGCGGGACAGGGACCACCGAACCACAGGGCTCAGCCCCCGGGGGGGGGCGGCCCGATGCGGGGTGAACGGGTGGGTGGCTGGGGGAGATCCGGCGCGAAGCGGCGGGACAGGGGCCACCGAACCACAGGGCTCAGCCCCCCGGGGGGGGCGGGCCGATGCGGGGTGATCGGGTGGGTGGGTGGGGGAGATCCGGCGCGAAGCGGCGGGGCAGGGCGGGGAGGTTACGGCGCCGTAGGGGCCGAGTTCTTTGTGTCCGGGGGCGTGGCGTCGGCGTCGTCGCCGCTCGTGGCCGCCCACGTGCCGATCCCGGCGGCAGCCACAAGCACCGCCCCCGCCACGCCCAGCGTGATCCTGCGGCGGCGGGCAGAGGCGCGGTGGCGGGCCGAGCCGGGGCGGGCCGAGCCGGACGCGCGAGGCGCGCGGGCCGTGCCGCGGGCGCCCCCGGCGAGCTCGTCCGGGCCCGGGACCCGCATGGAGGTGTGGGTGTCACGGTTCGAGTCGGGGGACGAGGCGGGGACGAGGGGGACCGCCCCGCGCCGGGGGGCGCCCGGAGATGGTTCCGGAGCCGGCTCGTCCGCTGCCTCATCCGGCAGCGGCTCCGTCTCCGGCTCGTCCACGTCCAGCGGCGGCATCCCCGCCACAAGCGACTGCAGCTCCCGCAGCCGCGCCGCGAGCTCCGAGGCGCGCAGGCGGGACGCCGGGGCCTTCGCCAGGCACTGGACCATCAGCTGCCAGAGTTCGTCCGGGATGCCGGGGAGGGGGACCACCGTCTCCGTCACGTGGCGGCGCAGGACCGCTCCGGGGTGGCCACCGCCGAAGGGGGTGAAGCCCGCCAGGAGCTCGTACAGGACCGTCGCGAGGGCGTAGATGTCGACCGCCGCGCGCGGGGGCAGGCCCTCGATGATCTCCGGGGCGAGGTAGTCCGGCGTACCGATGATCTTCGTCGCGCGGGTCCTGCGCGGGGAGTCGATCAGCTTGGCGACGCCGAAGTCCGTCAGGAGCGCGGGGTGCGAGCCGCCGGGGCCCAGCGGACCCTGCATGTCGAGCAGGACGTTCTCCGGCTTCACGTCACGGTGCACGATCCCCGCCCCGTGCGCCGCCGCGAGGCCGTCGGCCACGTCCGCCACGATCGCCACTGCCGCCTCGGGGGCGAGGCGGCGCTCACGGTCGAGGCGGGTGCGCAGGTCCGTGCCGCGGACGAGGTCCATGACCAGGGCGAGGTCGTTCCCGTCGACCACCAGGTCGTGGACGCCCACCACGCGCGCGTGGTCGAGGCTGAGCAGAGCCGTGCGCTCCTGGACGAAGCGTCCGACCAGCTCCTGGTCGGACGCCAGGTCCTCGCGCAGCAGTTTGATGGCGACGGGACCCTCGGGCCCCTCGCCGAGCCACACCGTGCCGGCGCTGCCCCGACCAAGGATCTGGTGGGCGGTGTACCGGCTGCCGATCTTGCGTGCCAAGACTGCTCCTACGGATGCGTGTTGGCGACAAAACTACGCGGCCTCGACGCCAACCTTCACTCCAGGAGCAGAAATCACCCCGCAGGTGTCGACAAATCCCCAGAGTCGGCAGGGGATTCGCCATCACTGACCACCGGGCGGCTAATTGCCGTTCAGTTTGCCCATCCAGCCGGAAACCGTGTCGTACCAGTCCGTCAGCTGTTCCCAGTAACCCTTCGTCGTGCCGATCCACTCCTGGAGCGGGCTCAGCTCCCAGACGAGCCAGCTCGCCACGAAGAGGATGATCAGAGTGAAGAGGCACCCCTTGAGGCAGCCGAGACCCGGGATCTTCATCCGGTTCGGGCTCGAGCTGCGCTGCCTGGGCTCACGCGGCGGCCGTCCCGCGGGCGGCTGCTGGGGCGGCGTCTGCTGCGGCGGCGGCGCGTACTGCTGACGCTGCTGCGGCTGCGCGTACTGCTGCGGGCGCTGCTGCTGCGGCGCGTACTGCTGGGGGCGCTGTTGCGGCTGCGGCTGCTGCACCTGGCGCTGGGGGCGGCGACGGCGCAGCGGGTCCTCGTTCGGGTCGAGGTACGACTGGACCTGCGTCTGTTCGTTGCGGTCCCGGGCCGCCCGCATCTGGTTCTGCCAGGGGTGCGGGTCGTTCGGGTCGTCTCCGGGCTGGTTCGGCGGCACCGGCGGCATGACGGCCGTCGGGTCGGCCGCGCCAGGGTTGCCCGCGCCCCCCGCGCCGGGGCCGGAGCCGGTGTTCTGCATGACGCTCGTCGCCGCGTTCGGGTCGTACGAGCCCGCGTTGCTCGGAAGCACCTGGGTGGGGTCGGCGGCTCCGGCCGTCCCCGGCACCATCGCGGGGTCCGGGTCGGGCATCAGGAGGGCGCCCACTCCCTCCGCGGCTGCGATCTGCGCGCTGGACGCGTGCACGCCCACGCCGTCCGCGACGGCCCGCAGGCCGCGCGCGAGGTTCTCGGCGCTGGGGCGGTGGTCGGGGTTCTTGCTGAGGCAGCGCTCTATGACCGTCCACAGCGGGTCCGGGACCGTGGAGGGGCGGCGCGGTTCGGCGCTCAGGTGCTGGTGCAGGACCTCCAGGGCCGAGCCGCCGCCGAACGGCGGGCGTCCGGTGACGAGCTCGTACAGGAGGATGCCCGCGCCGTAGATGTCGACGGCGCTG from Streptomyces sp. BA2 encodes:
- a CDS encoding protein kinase domain-containing protein, encoding MRPVGSKYLLEEPLGRGATGTVWRARQRETAGAEAAVPGQPGETVAIKVLKEELANDADIVMRFLRERSVLLRLTHPNIVRTRDLVVEGELLALVMDLVEGPDLHRYLRENGPLTPVAAALMTAQIADALAASHADGVVHRDLKPANVLLKQDADGSMHPMLTDFGIARLADSPGLTRTHEFVGTPAYVAPESAEGRPQTSAVDIYGAGILLYELVTGRPPFGGGSALEVLHQHLSAEPRRPSTVPDPLWTVIERCLSKNPDHRPSAENLARGLRAVADGVGVHASSAQIAAAEGVGALLMPDPDPAMVPGTAGAADPTQVLPSNAGSYDPNAATSVMQNTGSGPGAGGAGNPGAADPTAVMPPVPPNQPGDDPNDPHPWQNQMRAARDRNEQTQVQSYLDPNEDPLRRRRPQRQVQQPQPQQRPQQYAPQQQRPQQYAQPQQRQQYAPPPQQTPPQQPPAGRPPREPRQRSSSPNRMKIPGLGCLKGCLFTLIILFVASWLVWELSPLQEWIGTTKGYWEQLTDWYDTVSGWMGKLNGN
- a CDS encoding serine/threonine-protein kinase: MARKIGSRYTAHQILGRGSAGTVWLGEGPEGPVAIKLLREDLASDQELVGRFVQERTALLSLDHARVVGVHDLVVDGNDLALVMDLVRGTDLRTRLDRERRLAPEAAVAIVADVADGLAAAHGAGIVHRDVKPENVLLDMQGPLGPGGSHPALLTDFGVAKLIDSPRRTRATKIIGTPDYLAPEIIEGLPPRAAVDIYALATVLYELLAGFTPFGGGHPGAVLRRHVTETVVPLPGIPDELWQLMVQCLAKAPASRLRASELAARLRELQSLVAGMPPLDVDEPETEPLPDEAADEPAPEPSPGAPRRGAVPLVPASSPDSNRDTHTSMRVPGPDELAGGARGTARAPRASGSARPGSARHRASARRRRITLGVAGAVLVAAAGIGTWAATSGDDADATPPDTKNSAPTAP